A part of Rhodohalobacter barkolensis genomic DNA contains:
- a CDS encoding TrkH family potassium uptake protein: protein MIDLLEQGTNRPRIDFKIVIGILGGLTFFLGLSLLAPLGVALIYNESSWQAFLFTAVPAMILGASLFYIFKPQYELRMREAFLIVSLTWLLGSLIGAFPFTLSGTLHSYTDAVFETMSGLSTTGATILGGVTSDGIQNPAIEDIDKSLLFWRSLSHWLGGMGIIVLTLALLPLLGIGGMQLYKAEYSGSTSDKLTPRIQETAFLLWSVYVGMTGVQFLLLWVHPSMDWFEAINHAFSTLATGGFSTKNGSVAGFDSVYIDVVITVFMFLAGINFAMHFRLLSGDTKSFFENREIRFFSLLTVLFTVLVSGGLWLIDNYEFGDALRYGSFQVVSIITTTGFGTDDYALWMPFASFLLFLLFFSGGTAGSTGGGIKMIRILIILKNVVREFRQIIHPQAVLPVRLGNRIIESSILKNILGFFVVYFIIFGIGALIMSLMGYDFMSSMGASIASLGNIGPAWGEFGPTDEYAGVPYIGKWVLLMLMMIGRLELFTVLVIFTPWFWKN from the coding sequence ATGATTGATCTGCTTGAGCAAGGCACAAACCGACCCCGAATTGATTTCAAAATTGTTATCGGGATTCTTGGAGGGCTGACTTTCTTTTTAGGCCTCTCACTGCTTGCTCCATTGGGAGTAGCTTTAATCTATAACGAGTCCTCCTGGCAGGCTTTTTTATTTACGGCGGTTCCCGCAATGATTTTAGGGGCTTCTCTTTTTTATATTTTCAAACCGCAGTATGAGCTTCGCATGAGGGAAGCATTTCTCATCGTTTCCCTAACCTGGCTCTTGGGCTCTTTAATCGGTGCTTTTCCTTTTACACTTTCCGGAACGCTGCATAGCTATACAGACGCCGTTTTTGAAACGATGAGTGGGCTTAGCACCACCGGAGCAACTATTTTGGGCGGAGTAACCAGCGACGGAATTCAAAATCCTGCGATTGAGGATATCGACAAAAGTCTGCTTTTCTGGCGGTCGCTCTCTCACTGGCTGGGGGGAATGGGAATTATTGTACTCACACTTGCTCTGCTGCCACTTTTGGGAATTGGCGGGATGCAGCTTTACAAAGCAGAATATTCCGGTTCCACTTCCGATAAGTTAACCCCAAGAATTCAGGAAACTGCATTTTTACTATGGTCTGTCTATGTGGGTATGACCGGTGTCCAATTTCTCCTGCTTTGGGTTCATCCGTCCATGGACTGGTTTGAGGCGATCAACCACGCCTTTTCAACTCTTGCAACCGGTGGATTCTCAACTAAAAACGGTTCGGTGGCGGGATTTGACTCCGTCTATATCGATGTAGTCATTACTGTTTTTATGTTCCTGGCCGGTATCAACTTTGCGATGCATTTCAGATTACTGAGCGGCGATACCAAAAGCTTCTTCGAAAACAGGGAAATTCGGTTTTTCTCCCTGCTTACTGTCCTTTTTACTGTATTGGTTTCCGGCGGTCTCTGGCTGATCGATAACTATGAGTTTGGAGATGCCCTACGCTACGGTTCCTTTCAGGTCGTTTCTATTATTACAACAACTGGATTTGGGACTGACGACTATGCACTCTGGATGCCTTTTGCATCTTTTCTACTGTTCCTTCTCTTTTTTAGCGGCGGTACAGCCGGTTCAACCGGTGGTGGTATCAAAATGATTCGCATTCTAATTATTTTAAAAAATGTTGTCCGCGAGTTTCGTCAGATCATCCATCCTCAAGCAGTACTTCCGGTCCGGCTGGGAAATCGAATTATAGAGTCATCTATACTCAAAAATATTCTGGGATTCTTCGTTGTCTACTTCATCATATTTGGAATTGGCGCCCTTATCATGAGTTTAATGGGCTACGACTTCATGTCTTCCATGGGAGCAAGTATTGCCAGCCTTGGGAATATAGGACCTGCCTGGGGAGAGTTTGGCCCGACGGATGAATATGCCGGAGTTCCCTACATCGGGAAATGGGTTCTGTTAATGTTGATGATGATCGGACGATTAGAACTCTTTACCGTTCTTGTCATTTTCACTCCGTGGTTCTGGAAAAATTAA
- the trkA gene encoding Trk system potassium transporter TrkA, with translation MKILIAGAGEVGFELSKVLSEERHDVTVMDERQQCLQRVIDNLDVLTVEGNATSPNALVQAGAKEADMMVACTSVDEVNIIACMMAKRLGVKTAIARVRNDELSQKDAPITPSELGIDVLIHPEESAATEIHQLIKRASASDIVPLAEGRMQLVGIRVEKGAPVINRTLRELALEYRGSAYRIVAISRRGTTILPTGKNRIMALDHIFVLTKTEGIEILAKATGHTNEKIRRIMIAGGNEVGRILARKLSADDQKWDIKLIEPDKEAATETANELRNILVLHGNATDPNLLAVEGIQEMDAFISVTDDEESNIISALMAKHLEVKKTVALVSKSQYVPLSQTIGIDSIVNVKASATDEIHRNIRQGTILMVKALHGIDAEIIEVIAGKNCSILDKTIKSVHFPHGMIIGAIINDGDVEVATGDSVIRKGDRVIIFVQPHVIQKVEELFND, from the coding sequence TTGAAAATACTTATAGCAGGTGCCGGTGAAGTTGGCTTTGAGCTGAGCAAAGTGCTCTCCGAAGAAAGACATGATGTAACAGTCATGGACGAAAGACAACAATGCCTGCAGAGAGTCATTGATAACCTCGATGTTCTTACTGTAGAAGGCAACGCAACCTCGCCCAATGCACTCGTACAAGCCGGTGCCAAAGAAGCAGATATGATGGTGGCCTGTACCAGTGTGGATGAAGTAAATATCATTGCCTGCATGATGGCTAAGCGGCTTGGAGTAAAAACCGCCATTGCCCGTGTGCGAAATGACGAACTTTCCCAAAAAGATGCTCCGATAACTCCTTCTGAACTCGGAATTGATGTTCTCATTCACCCGGAAGAGAGTGCGGCCACTGAGATTCATCAGCTCATCAAAAGAGCTTCGGCAAGTGACATTGTGCCTTTGGCTGAAGGAAGAATGCAGCTTGTAGGTATCAGGGTTGAAAAAGGCGCGCCGGTAATTAACCGCACACTCCGCGAACTTGCACTGGAATATAGAGGTAGCGCATATCGTATCGTTGCCATCTCAAGAAGGGGAACAACGATATTACCTACCGGCAAGAATCGAATCATGGCCCTCGACCATATTTTTGTTTTAACAAAAACGGAAGGAATTGAAATTTTGGCCAAGGCTACCGGTCATACGAATGAGAAGATTCGCCGGATTATGATTGCGGGGGGGAATGAAGTGGGGCGAATTCTGGCCCGTAAGCTTAGCGCTGATGATCAAAAATGGGATATTAAACTCATAGAACCGGATAAAGAAGCTGCTACTGAAACAGCTAATGAACTTCGCAATATTTTGGTACTGCATGGAAATGCAACAGATCCTAACCTGCTTGCCGTAGAGGGAATTCAGGAGATGGACGCATTTATCTCTGTTACGGATGATGAAGAGTCCAATATCATCTCTGCATTAATGGCAAAACATTTAGAGGTTAAGAAAACTGTTGCTCTCGTTTCTAAATCTCAGTATGTACCGCTTAGCCAAACAATTGGCATCGACTCCATTGTGAATGTGAAAGCCTCTGCTACAGACGAAATACACAGGAATATTCGTCAAGGTACCATACTCATGGTAAAAGCACTTCATGGTATAGATGCTGAAATAATCGAAGTTATTGCCGGCAAAAATTGCAGTATACTCGATAAAACTATTAAATCCGTTCATTTTCCACACGGAATGATCATTGGGGCAATTATAAATGACGGAGATGTAGAAGTGGCAACCGGCGACTCCGTTATAAGGAAAGGAGACCGGGTTATTATCTTTGTTCAGCCACATGTTATTCAAAAGGTAGAAGAGTTATTCAATGATTGA
- a CDS encoding nucleoside deaminase: MITPDTRIMNTAIEIAEKNQTPFGAVLAMGDEIFATAANQTRELHDPTAHAELLVIRKLCSQLKKTDLSGFTLYTTCEPCPMCMSAAIWAKIDVIYYGCDIPSISEKMPQIDIRSRDINKKSFHNVTIQGGVLEKRCMEILQLFS; encoded by the coding sequence ATGATCACCCCTGATACCCGAATAATGAATACGGCAATTGAAATTGCTGAAAAAAACCAAACCCCATTTGGAGCCGTATTAGCTATGGGGGATGAAATTTTTGCCACAGCTGCCAATCAAACCCGAGAACTTCACGATCCCACCGCTCATGCAGAACTGCTGGTTATCCGGAAGCTATGCAGTCAACTCAAAAAAACAGATCTTTCGGGCTTTACTCTTTACACTACTTGCGAACCCTGCCCGATGTGTATGAGCGCTGCAATATGGGCCAAAATAGATGTTATATACTATGGTTGCGACATCCCCTCAATATCAGAAAAAATGCCCCAGATTGATATACGAAGCAGGGATATCAATAAAAAAAGCTTCCACAATGTAACCATTCAAGGCGGAGTTCTGGAAAAGAGATGTATGGAGATACTGCAACTTTTCTCATAA